A section of the Streptomyces sp. CG1 genome encodes:
- a CDS encoding dienelactone hydrolase family protein, translating to MTTITTRTVEYPADGLTMIGHLALPAGVDRRPAVLLGPEGMGLSDVERRRADALAELGYVALAFDLHGGRYLGDPEEMLARCMPLLADPDRMRGIGHAALDVLRAEPRTDPDRIAAVGYGTGGAVGLELGRGGVSLRAIGTVNALTTGRPGEAARIRCPVWAGVGSEDPIMPPAQRNAFTAEMQAAGVDWRLAVYGGALHAFHHPPVGHPVVPGVGYHPRHAQRAWRDVVDLLAECLPVTEDLGHDPGKHAGPGH from the coding sequence ATGACGACGATCACGACGCGTACGGTCGAGTACCCGGCCGACGGTTTGACGATGATCGGGCACCTCGCGCTCCCGGCCGGTGTCGACCGCCGGCCCGCGGTGCTGCTCGGACCGGAGGGCATGGGACTCAGCGACGTCGAGCGCCGCCGGGCCGATGCTCTCGCCGAGCTGGGATATGTAGCGCTGGCCTTCGACCTTCACGGCGGGCGCTATTTGGGTGACCCTGAGGAGATGCTGGCCCGCTGCATGCCACTGCTCGCTGATCCCGACCGGATGCGGGGCATCGGCCATGCGGCGCTCGACGTGTTGCGCGCCGAACCGCGGACCGACCCCGACCGGATCGCCGCCGTCGGCTATGGGACGGGGGGTGCCGTCGGGCTGGAACTCGGGCGCGGCGGCGTCAGCCTGCGCGCGATCGGGACAGTCAACGCACTGACCACGGGCCGACCGGGCGAGGCGGCGCGCATTCGCTGCCCGGTGTGGGCCGGGGTCGGGTCGGAAGACCCGATCATGCCGCCCGCGCAACGGAACGCGTTCACCGCTGAGATGCAGGCCGCGGGCGTCGACTGGCGCCTCGCGGTCTACGGCGGCGCCTTGCACGCCTTCCACCACCCGCCGGTCGGCCACCCCGTGGTCCCCGGCGTCGGCTACCACCCACGGCACGCGCAGCGAGCCTGGCGCGACGTCGTCGACCTGCTCGCCGAGTGCCTGCCCGTGACGGAGGATCTGGGGCATGACCCAGGTAAGCATGCTGGCCCCGGGCACTGA